Proteins from a single region of Trichomycterus rosablanca isolate fTriRos1 chromosome 16, fTriRos1.hap1, whole genome shotgun sequence:
- the LOC134330365 gene encoding rap guanine nucleotide exchange factor 1-like has product MDLVFRLVCNSELSLARVLRKNILDKVEQKRLLQHTHILQPLAARGVSARPGTLHDFRSHEIADQLTLLDAELFYKIEVFFRRNGVSLLAD; this is encoded by the exons ATGGATCTGGTCTTCCGCTTAGTGTGTAACAGTGAGCTGAGTCTGGCTCGCGTCCTCCGGAAGAACATTCTGGATAAAGTGGAGCAAAAGAGGCTgctgcagcacacacacatcctcCAACCACTCGCTGCACGTGGGGTCTccgccag ACCAGGAACGCTGCATGATTTTCGTAGCCATGAAATTGCTGATCAACTCACACTTCTGGATGCTGAGCTCTTTTACAAAATTGAG GTCTTCTTCAGGAGGAACGGGGTCAGTCTGCTTGCTGATTAA